From Dehalococcoidia bacterium, one genomic window encodes:
- a CDS encoding site-specific integrase, with translation MLSGRRYYVYAPSRAECPQKLLALLERHRRGQLSPPPEAHPPGLGPAVAGGLSNVMRELCQKAGVLRRPAHYLRHCHATLLAALGLEIKTLRRRLGHSRASITLDVYAHALGEMDRKAAEMVASPVGVKVTVRSSPGRSSTSTPRALMVKV, from the coding sequence GTGCTCTCGGGGCGCCGCTACTACGTCTACGCCCCCTCCAGGGCCGAGTGCCCGCAGAAGCTCCTGGCCCTCCTGGAGCGGCACCGCCGGGGCCAGCTCTCCCCACCCCCCGAGGCTCACCCTCCAGGACTGGGCCCAGCGGTGGCTGGAGGGTTGAGCAACGTCATGAGGGAGCTGTGCCAGAAGGCAGGGGTGCTCAGGAGGCCCGCCCACTACTTGAGGCATTGCCACGCCACCCTCCTTGCCGCCTTGGGGCTGGAGATAAAGACCCTGCGACGGCGGCTAGGGCACAGCCGGGCATCGATAACCCTGGACGTCTACGCCCATGCTCTGGGGGAGATGGACAGGAAGGCGGCGGAGATGGTGGCTTCGCCCGTGGGGGTGAAGGTGACCGTCCGCTCCTCGCCGGGACGGAGCTCCACGTCCACCCCCAGGGCCTTGATGGTGAAGGTGTGA
- a CDS encoding S8 family serine peptidase yields the protein MRLLLFFLALITALSMTVKDVRSGIEVELQGLLSYADMPKAPPGLDSHLLHLWLQSQGAALPQAQPATPVPDAVQVVVEAVQGAGDAAAQAIVRLGGTVQARYHDLVQGVVPVARLMDLWQDGTVLRLRPPFALLPAAVVSEGLTVVGAEAWHRAGLTGRGVKVAIIDVGFAGAEALRGRELPSDFVLRDFTSPTPPSPCTSGEEDVHGTAVAEIVHDMAPGAQLLLARVATDVEFAQAVDWALQQGAQVVNLSASSPDAPPAGAQAPGDVIGQAVDRAAQAGVFWANAAGNDAQRHWIGTATDADGDGLMEFAPGVELNPVRFPRNTISCVWIFLKWDEPWQGACTDYHLLVGYYDSSGQARVLSIPDNTQDCSPGSQPLESVLVEGPILTYDGALYVAVGVPRGAPPRRLQLLVVSDGGLAFSRPEGSVLPPADRASVVAVGAVHYSRPSTLEDFSSRGPTWDGRTKPDLVAPDGVSTVSYGYYGFPFFGTSAASPHVAGAAALVLQAHPDWTAQQVRQFLEGKARDLGPPGKDNLYGAGLLQMGEPPPAPSLRWGDVDCDGAISALDALMILRAVAGLPVAVRGPCPQVGQQIAWPR from the coding sequence ATGCGTCTTCTACTCTTCTTTCTGGCCCTCATCACAGCCCTGAGCATGACCGTCAAGGACGTGCGTAGCGGCATTGAGGTGGAGCTGCAAGGCCTGCTGTCCTATGCTGACATGCCCAAAGCGCCCCCCGGGCTGGACTCCCATCTCCTCCACCTCTGGCTACAGAGCCAAGGCGCCGCGCTGCCCCAGGCCCAGCCTGCTACCCCCGTGCCGGACGCTGTGCAGGTGGTGGTGGAGGCAGTGCAGGGGGCAGGGGATGCCGCTGCCCAGGCCATCGTCCGCTTGGGAGGGACGGTGCAGGCGAGGTACCACGACTTGGTGCAAGGAGTGGTGCCTGTCGCCCGCCTCATGGACCTGTGGCAGGACGGGACCGTCCTTCGCCTCCGCCCCCCCTTTGCGCTCCTTCCTGCGGCGGTGGTCAGCGAAGGTCTGACGGTCGTGGGGGCCGAGGCCTGGCACCGGGCAGGCCTCACCGGCCGGGGGGTCAAGGTGGCGATCATCGATGTGGGGTTCGCAGGGGCTGAGGCGCTACGGGGCCGCGAGCTGCCCAGCGACTTCGTCCTCCGCGACTTTACCTCCCCCACACCACCGAGCCCATGCACATCAGGGGAAGAAGACGTCCATGGCACGGCGGTGGCTGAGATCGTCCACGATATGGCGCCAGGGGCCCAGCTCCTATTGGCCCGCGTCGCCACCGATGTGGAGTTCGCCCAGGCGGTGGACTGGGCCCTGCAGCAAGGGGCGCAGGTGGTCAACCTATCTGCTAGCTCCCCGGATGCCCCACCGGCTGGGGCCCAGGCCCCTGGCGACGTCATAGGCCAGGCGGTGGACAGGGCGGCCCAGGCGGGGGTCTTCTGGGCCAACGCCGCTGGCAACGACGCCCAGCGCCACTGGATAGGGACGGCTACCGATGCCGATGGAGACGGCCTTATGGAGTTCGCCCCCGGCGTAGAGCTCAACCCCGTGCGGTTCCCTCGTAACACCATCAGCTGTGTCTGGATATTCCTTAAGTGGGACGAGCCATGGCAGGGGGCCTGCACCGACTACCACCTGCTAGTCGGTTACTATGACTCCTCCGGCCAGGCACGTGTGCTCTCCATCCCCGATAACACCCAGGACTGCTCCCCGGGCTCCCAGCCTCTGGAGAGTGTGCTGGTGGAGGGGCCCATCTTGACCTACGACGGCGCTCTATATGTGGCCGTTGGCGTTCCCAGGGGGGCGCCGCCCCGCCGGCTCCAGCTTCTCGTCGTCAGCGACGGTGGGCTGGCGTTCTCGCGGCCTGAGGGCTCCGTCCTCCCCCCCGCCGACCGGGCTAGCGTGGTGGCCGTGGGGGCCGTGCACTACTCTCGACCCTCCACCCTGGAGGACTTCAGCTCCCGTGGGCCCACCTGGGACGGCAGGACCAAGCCCGACCTCGTGGCCCCGGACGGCGTCTCCACCGTTAGCTATGGCTATTATGGCTTCCCTTTCTTTGGGACATCGGCCGCCTCCCCGCACGTGGCGGGGGCGGCAGCCCTCGTCCTTCAGGCCCACCCGGATTGGACGGCCCAGCAGGTGCGCCAGTTCCTGGAGGGGAAAGCCAGGGACCTGGGGCCGCCTGGCAAGGACAACCTCTATGGAGCGGGCCTCCTCCAGATGGGCGAGCCACCGCCTGCTCCATCCCTCCGTTGGGGGGACGTGGACTGCGATGGCGCCATCTCCGCCCTAGACGCCCTGATGATCTTGAGGGCGGTAGCGGGCCTTCCCGTAGCGGTGAGGGGACCCTGCCCCCAGGTGGGCCAGCAGATAGCTTGGCCGCGTTAG
- a CDS encoding lysylphosphatidylglycerol synthase transmembrane domain-containing protein encodes MRPRPRFSIRQLPTSWAFQLLATGLFAFLAVWRVDLSQVANALQGANYLWAVAAVVFSTSTKFIDTVRWRVYLAKVGHPPLLGLFGAFLIGNLGNNLLPMRVGDMAKIQIVANRYGLSRAGLASSVFVVESVMDGVTFLILLVGGLAFLDVGFVPPGLLWSLAVMAGGGFLATMAVSHLFPRTPPRWRWLGRLPPRLQDGLREGWSRFLDGMETMRDKALLAQAVALNFAGWFSHVVVFWLFGLAFGLDLPLASYIVIMVAANLVSAFPITFQNIGTYEFVLLEVMAAWGVERGEALAYAAATHLLTNLWIILVGITALWLMRVHPREVFGLRPAMGGSLSEGRRS; translated from the coding sequence GTGAGGCCCAGGCCCCGCTTCTCCATAAGACAGCTGCCCACGTCTTGGGCATTCCAGCTGTTGGCCACTGGCCTCTTTGCCTTCCTGGCTGTGTGGCGGGTGGATCTCTCCCAGGTGGCCAACGCTCTGCAAGGTGCCAACTACCTGTGGGCCGTAGCGGCTGTAGTCTTCTCCACCTCCACCAAGTTCATCGATACCGTGCGGTGGCGGGTCTATTTGGCCAAGGTGGGGCACCCGCCCCTGCTGGGCCTATTTGGGGCCTTCCTCATCGGCAACCTGGGGAACAACCTCTTGCCCATGCGAGTGGGGGACATGGCCAAGATCCAGATCGTGGCCAACAGATATGGGCTATCCAGGGCGGGGCTGGCCTCCTCGGTGTTCGTGGTGGAGTCGGTGATGGACGGGGTGACTTTCCTTATCCTGCTGGTGGGAGGGCTGGCCTTCCTGGATGTGGGGTTCGTGCCCCCTGGTCTGCTGTGGAGCCTGGCGGTGATGGCAGGTGGAGGGTTCCTTGCCACCATGGCCGTAAGCCATCTCTTCCCCCGCACGCCGCCCCGGTGGCGGTGGCTAGGCCGACTACCGCCCCGGCTGCAAGATGGGCTGCGCGAAGGGTGGTCCCGCTTCCTGGACGGCATGGAGACCATGCGGGACAAGGCCTTGCTGGCTCAGGCCGTCGCCCTCAACTTCGCTGGGTGGTTCTCGCATGTGGTGGTCTTCTGGCTCTTCGGCCTGGCCTTCGGGCTGGACCTCCCCCTGGCCTCCTACATCGTCATCATGGTGGCTGCCAACCTGGTGTCCGCTTTTCCCATCACCTTCCAGAACATCGGCACATATGAGTTCGTGCTCCTGGAGGTGATGGCCGCTTGGGGCGTGGAACGCGGCGAGGCCCTGGCCTATGCTGCCGCCACCCACCTCCTGACCAACCTGTGGATCATCCTGGTAGGGATAACGGCCCTTTGGCTAATGCGCGTCCATCCGCGGGAGGTGTTCGGGTTGAGGCCAGCCATGGGAGGCTCTCTATCGGAGGGCAGGCGTTCGTGA